The Terracoccus luteus genome includes a region encoding these proteins:
- a CDS encoding MFS transporter, protein MPSPRAGDDTTAAADRDRRAAVPDDVTGAAVEPGGLMSPELRATTIGVIALVSLHAFEALALTTVMPTIARDLDGEALYAMAFTATLAAGIVSIVWSGNLADRRGPRPPLLIGLVLFAAGLVLAGLAPTMHVLIGARVVQGLGAGMTSTALYVLVTRVYPPRLHTAVLAGFSAAWVVPSVAGPFVAGLITQTLGWRWVFGLSLVVLVLASLLLARMVPGLRQDLVPVPWRGRALGCSVVVAGAVLVLNAAAEHVDGRSLAVAAVAAVVLVAAVVPLLPAGTLRLARGLPTDVALRTLAFAAFSGAEIYLPRLLTERDGFGPTLAGLSLTVTGVTWFLGSSVQGRWDARFEVGRTATVALGLMTVSLVAMAALVAVGAPAWTLIAVFPVAGFGIGTLYPRVTAQALGRADDDEQGFVSSALQIGDSSGGASAIALSAIVFAVAGSALPGSYALVIAVMALPVLVATVAARRVR, encoded by the coding sequence ATGCCCTCTCCCCGTGCCGGTGACGACACCACCGCCGCCGCCGACCGTGACCGCAGAGCGGCGGTGCCCGACGACGTGACGGGTGCGGCCGTGGAGCCGGGCGGGCTGATGTCGCCGGAGCTGCGGGCGACGACGATCGGGGTCATCGCGCTCGTCTCCCTGCACGCCTTCGAGGCGCTGGCCCTGACGACCGTCATGCCGACCATCGCCCGTGACCTCGACGGCGAGGCGCTCTACGCGATGGCCTTCACCGCCACGCTCGCCGCGGGCATCGTCAGCATCGTCTGGTCGGGCAACCTCGCCGACCGGCGCGGGCCCCGCCCGCCGCTGCTCATCGGCCTCGTCCTCTTCGCCGCCGGTCTCGTGCTCGCCGGCCTCGCGCCGACCATGCACGTGCTCATCGGGGCGCGGGTCGTCCAGGGGCTGGGCGCGGGGATGACGAGCACCGCGCTCTACGTCCTCGTCACCCGCGTGTACCCACCGCGGCTACACACCGCCGTGCTCGCGGGCTTCTCGGCGGCGTGGGTCGTGCCATCGGTCGCGGGCCCGTTCGTCGCGGGCCTGATCACCCAGACGCTCGGCTGGCGCTGGGTCTTCGGTCTGTCGCTCGTCGTGCTCGTGCTCGCGTCGCTGCTGCTGGCCCGCATGGTCCCCGGCCTCCGGCAAGACCTCGTGCCGGTCCCGTGGCGGGGGCGGGCCCTCGGCTGCTCGGTCGTCGTGGCCGGCGCCGTCCTCGTGCTCAACGCGGCCGCCGAGCACGTCGACGGGCGCAGCCTCGCGGTGGCCGCGGTCGCGGCGGTCGTGCTCGTCGCCGCCGTCGTCCCGCTGCTGCCGGCCGGCACGCTTCGCCTCGCCCGCGGCCTGCCCACCGACGTCGCGCTGCGCACCCTCGCCTTCGCCGCCTTCAGCGGTGCCGAGATCTACCTGCCGCGGCTGCTGACGGAGCGGGACGGCTTCGGCCCCACCCTCGCGGGGCTGTCCCTCACCGTCACCGGTGTCACGTGGTTCCTCGGCAGCAGCGTGCAGGGCCGGTGGGACGCGCGGTTCGAGGTCGGCCGGACGGCCACGGTCGCCCTCGGCCTCATGACCGTCTCGCTGGTCGCCATGGCCGCCCTCGTCGCCGTCGGCGCCCCCGCCTGGACCCTCATCGCGGTCTTCCCCGTCGCCGGCTTCGGCATCGGCACGCTCTACCCCCGGGTCACGGCCCAGGCGCTCGGGCGGGCCGACGACGACGAGCAGGGCTTCGTCAGCTCGGCCCTGCAGATCGGTGACTCCTCGGGCGGGGCCAGCGCCATCGCCCTGTCGGCCATCGTCTTCGCGGTGGCGGGCTCGGCCCTGCCCGGCTCGTACGCCCTCGTCATCGCCGTCATGGCCCTGCCGGTGCTCGTCGCCACCGTCGCCGCCCGGCGAGTCCGCTGA